ttaattcatgatgtacCGAAAgcgccaaaattaaataaatagtgaaataattataTATCACATTAAATGAATAagtattgtttttatttcacattttaaataattcatgacaatTTAATTAATGGTGTTTTATTCCAAATTTTatataattcatgacacatttatttAATCTACTCACCCCTGTTCTCTGGAGGTCATCTGGtagtaaaacaatatatatttacttGAGGTTCTGATGTGTAGGAGTTCATAGCTGCAATTTATGCAAATGGTTAAtgatttgtttaataaaatgttTCGAAATGTAGTTCTCAATCTTCCATTTCTTAACTGAATATCCCCCATTCCTGTGTGGGATTGTTTTTTCTGAGCAGTCTTCGCTATATCGTATCAGTTCAGACTGTATGAGAACCATAGCAAACTTCAAAATCATGAAGATCTCCCAACCATCTGTTCATTGGCAACAAATTACACATACACAGCTGCACTTCCTGCCGAATGTATGCATGATCCAGGGCCCGGAACCTGGGTGTTCTGGCGCCCTCGGCGGACACAGGGAATCTGGTTGCTAACTAGCACGTTTCAtgagaaaaacagggaaacatTAAAACTAGTGTAAGTAACTGTAATATCACGGAATACAACCAGGTGTACTTCATCTTAGTTTTTCATTCTCTCTTTTGCGCCCCTCAATTAAATGGCGCTCTAGGCGATCGCCTATGTCGGCTATAGGGCGCACTGACCTTTGCATGATCACTGACGACCATACCAAGGGCATAGTTTCAAAGAGCCGATCCAAAccatctaatactctgttgtaGGGTCAATTAAATCTAAAAAGTTGTTAAATATTAATGACAATATCGCAAAAACAGAAGACGTGCAATAAAATCCCAAATGCAAATTGTTTCAGCTGTAATATCTAAAATATATACGACGCCCCACATAGCAGTGAATCGTCCAGCAAGCGTCCAATTGCTCTACGAAGAAACATGTCATTTTGGAGACGTGGGTCACTGAGACCAACGAAATTTATCAGGCACGTTATAAAGACGCACATAATTTATCAAAGAATACTCCGCATTATATACACGTGTAATAATTCAAATGTGACGATTAACGCCTAACTAAAACGTCCAATGTCTGAAATTAATCTAAGAGTATCGTTAATGTTCAAAACTTCCTTTCATGTAATGAACATGATTCCTCAGTCACTGAACATTCCAAAAACAGCCATATTTAGTTTTAATAGCAACTAATATAAGTAAATAACAAATAATCAATATACATCGGTAAATTGCGATTTCCAGAACTTACTGGAATCCGGTCCGGCAACGATCACCCTGCGTAAGCGGACATGTAGGATCAGAAGCGAAATCGGTCAACAAGCATGAAGTGAGGGAGTCTCGGTGAGCGAGGCATGTGAGCGCTAACGGTAAGGAGCATTTAAGGAAGTTTCGAaagccagtgtttttttttcttcaagatATATTCGAGGAAGTTGCTCAGCTCACCATCAACACCACTGGAACAATCCTCCTTCTGAAGAGCCGCGCCTTTGCATGACCCTTTTAGTATTTGCGTTCATCATATATAAACCTCGTTTTTAATTAATTGGAAAGTGGCGGAGCAAATgccattaaaaatataaatgccaGGCTTTTCAAAATTTACAATGAAACAATTTACAGGATGCTAACTTGCATATGACATTCAACTGAAAGTCATATAAACATCCCGCGATGTTATCGCCTACTTTGGTATATTATATAGAGAAAATAGGACGTTATAGCTGGGGGAAATGTATTTGATTCATCTTTGTTTAGTGCATTGTTGTTTAGTTGTTTCGGCAACTCCCTTATGAAAACAGCATTCCATGCACAGAGCGTCAGTTTAGCTTAAAAACGATAGTGCACAACAATAAGCACTTTCTGCCAGCTGGAGATTTCGGAGAATGACGCGTGTGCCCTTAGGAATACCCGCCGGAGAGTTACCAGCGAAATACGTGCAAACAGATTTTATACCTGTGAGGGCATGTTATGTTGCCGTTGAAGGCATTCATTAAATAAAAAGCCTTCAGGCATAAATGTGTAAACAGTGCCAGACACGAAACTATAAGAGACAGAACTAAACTACAAACTAAACTACATATTTTGCTAATTTTTAAATAACCCGTGACACTACTAAGACCAAATTAACAAAACTCTCAGCAGCACGTTTCCTCCTATTTTAGTGAGGAAGCATCCACATCCTCCACGACTTATCAGCCCCAGGTTATAAGTTGTAAAGTCTGTCAAGCTCTTGGGGAAAACAATCAGCTGAGACTTGGGATGGGAGACTCACAACACCGCCACCATCAAAGGAACTCATCAGAGAATATTTTTCCTCGGGCTGCCGCGAAAAATTTACatccagggttgccaactctggtcagctggctggcgtgagattttccaTTCGAGACAAATCCGCGCATACATAGGCCTTTAcgtgtaacagttttattactttgtacATAATCTGTAGGGTTTCCatactaccccaacgcttttgatccatatttatcatccaattttaggtttataatagaaAACAGATTTGCCGTacgattttttattttttttttgcgtgagcgtgagaatAGCGCCAGATGCGCTACCTACAGAGCCACTATTATAAGCGTCCTCATCTCATTTATCACTGTATGGTACCATCACCCGATGCTGCAATAAAACACAGGCTGAAACGTACCGTGTGATCAGCTAGGAGGCTGGCAGGCTAGGAGCATGTGCCTGCGGGGGTCCAGCACGACGCGAGAGCCGGGAAGCCTGCCAAAAACGTTGAGTCGGACTCACACCATCTCGCCCACTTCCTCTTCAGTCGGCACCACACTGTTCACAGGTTCCGCTCATTCAGCTCCAGGACCACCAGACACCTTAACTATTTTCTGAAAGCCGTAAACATCCTTAATAATCTTATACACAAGTCAGTGTTATACTTATACCGTTAACTCAATTTTccgtttttcattttattgctgCTGCTGTCCAGTTGTAccatttttaattcttaatcTCAAATTTTACTGTGTTGCATCACCAGGTCAAATTCCTGTGTACTTGTACATTTGGCGAATATACTGATTCTGAACCagacacgcacgcgcacacacatacacacctagcAGACAATTGTTTATCGTACTGTATCGCTTGCTGTGAACAATGAGTGGGTTGGCCCTGTAGCACCGGGGGACAACCATGCTGCCACAGTAAGCAAGACATGCGGTAGACAAACATTTAAATCTAACCTCTATTTATTCTAAGCAAactcattattttaaaatgtttaataaaactaGTGAGGGCTTTGCAACTCCGCACAGAACAGAGGTGATATCTTCTTGTAGCTCAGGTCTCCACTGGGTGTGTCCTGTCACATTCCAAAGACGTGGGTAATTGGTATCTTTCAATTGCCTTGTGTAGGATTGGGCACTTGCACATGGTGCACCCTGTGGGTGACTGATAATCATCCAGGATACAACGCTGCCTCATTCCctatagcaggggtctccatctccagtcctggagagctactatccagaagttttctatcctacttgcttctgatgagttgacacctgttcctggtatttatccaaaagcaggtgtggctcatcagaagtcaggttggatagaaaacctactggatagtagccctccaggaccggagttggagacctctGCCCTATACTATCTGCGCTATAGAATAAGCAACTTAAGACAAATATGAGTCGGTCACTGAACCTTAAACAATCACAGACATATAAAAAGGGTGGACTCCTTCCAGAAATAAGTACAATACCATCACCTTAAACTGACTCGCACAGTATCCGACTACCCCCATTCCCCATGGCCCTAAGCAATCCTAAAGCAAACCGTACAAGAAAAATCACAAGCTGCAATACAAGaaaattcaaaattcaaaaacttAATTTTATTGCTGTCAGGACACTCTTACCCTAGGAAATGAGGCACATGCATCAAATTGCCACAGCAAAGTAAACATTCTGCCAAAACTACAAAAGAAAAAATCTAGGTAATATAAAGGCAGCTATGATCTCAAGTCTATGCAGTAATTTAAACATCCTAAAGTCTGCATTGCTATCTTGAAATCACAGCAATGATAAACATTACTAATAAACTGTGCTGGTAGTAGGGTCTtgaacaaaagcacatctacttAATCAACACTTGTAACATCAGTTTGAAACCAAACTTTGGCAAATGGCCAGAGATACCCAAGTGCACTGAGTCAAGGTCAATATTGTCCAGCAACTGTGCACATAAGTTACATTTCTGAAAAATATGCTGTCCTGCATATTTTAAAGACAGGAATGAAAATAAGGGCGCAACTGCAAAAGCTGTCCCACAAAGCAAAGGGGACTCATTCCCATTCTTCGtcgtcgtcattggcagtggctgCTGGGCTCTGGGTGATGGACTGCAGCTTCTCCTCCTTCTGAAACGAACCTCCCTAAAAGACAACAGCCAGTCAGGGCAGGGACTACAGTAGGATTAAGCAGAAAATACTTCACCAGCAGACCATTATAGCCTCTTCCCCACTTGTGTCTCAAACTCACAACACTTACCGGAATCTGAACAAGCATGGAAAGTGCTTAGCATACGTTTCCAGTTCTTATACAGTAACATTATGACACTTGCACGCAGTGTGCATAGTTAAGGACTTTTATTTGGCGGCGAGGACCTTTTCTGAAAAAGGGACCCCAGAAACGACAGGGTAGCCAAAAACAACAGATGGAAAATGTTGGAAAAAATGTTTCCAAAAAGACAATTGTTTTTACAGCAAACAAACCAGTGTACGATTCCAAAAATAAACTCCAGCATAAACACTCCCCCCACAAATTACAATGACTCCCAAACTGAAGTCTAATGTTCAGAAAAGTGTCTGTGAGGGATCAGCTGCCACCATTCAAGTACAAAGAGAAAAAGGTAACATACTTTGCGTGTATCGACAGAAGCGAAGACCTTCCCACGTGGATTAAAGCCAGTTGTCCCATGTGCGCTGAATGCTACGTCTTCCAGCCAAGATGGTACTTCCTGCTGGGCCTTAAACAGAAACATGCTCCATCCAATCATGTTGCAGCGGAACGTAAAACTGCCTGGGCCCAAAATTTAGAATGCATCTCTGGATAGGACAAGGTCCCACTTACCCCGGAGAGGACCTTCACCAGGGAGCGAGCCAGTGGGGTGTCGCACTCGGGGTCGAAGAATGACACCGCTCTGCCCGTGTTCCCACAGCGGCCTGTCCGGCCAATGCGGTGCACGTACTCGTCGATGTTAGTCGGGAGGTCAAAGTTGACCACGTGCTGGACGTGCTCAATGTCCAGACCCCGTGCGGCGACCGAAGTGGCCACCAGGACAGGACATTTCCCGGAGCGGAAGTCACCCAGGGCTTGTTCCCGCTCTCTCTGCTCCCGGTCACTGCGACAAAGACGTGACCAGCAGAGTAAGCACATACTAAGCTCTATGGCCACCGTCACATTAGGGGGTTTTGTGACCTGCTGATTTTTTAATCAGTCACCAACTCTGGCAATTTAGTAAACTGCTGATTGCGTAATTATGACACGACACAAAAAGTtttctgcctctgctctgtctggTTAGTGCTACTGAGGCTGAGTACTTGGCAGCAGGTGTTTCATTTTTAGGTAGTAAGCATGGTAGTAAGCATGCATGGTCAAAGCAGAATCTGGGAGGGAGCCCTGTCAGCTTCAGAGAAGGGGTCCTGTACATTCGCTATATGCATTTATGATGCAGTATGTTAATTTGTTGGGATGCGTTACCACTTTAAAACAATACGAAAAAATTATGGGTATTGCCCATCTCATGGTGAAGAAGTACTTCagtaataaaatgcatcaatgACATCACTACAAGTTATattcttgctttttcattagTAATATCCCTGcgaaaatgcataaaaatatattcacCACTTGCTTCTTACACACGACTGACCTCCACCAGTCTAGTCAGGAAGTGATGTTTTGGCAAAAGAAAGATCAGCAAAATAAgtcaacacacaaaaacacaagacagaaaacGTGTCATGTAGGAATATCTCATCCACTAAGAAATGTCTGGTCAGAGCTACTAATGAAAATTCAATTCAAAGCTGAGGATTTAACTTTTTGGTTTTAGACAAATACTTTGAATCTTTCAATAAAATTTTGGGACATGATGAAAGGAACCGGAGCCGGGTTCGTCTATATTTGAGCCCTGCTTTTGTGGTACTTCAGGGCAGCATAATTTGCAGGTAACACTAGAACGGATATCTTTTGTAAAAGCATTTCCGTACTGCTTAGTCTGTTTATCATCTTCAAACACGGCTGCTTCCTCTGGATGCCCTGTTGCATTGTAaatggcacacagacacatccAGGCATCAGATACGTTTTTAAAAATGCCactaatttaaaatatacattctTCAAAGCCAAACAAAAGATAGGCAAAGAAATCTAATAGTCAAAGATGGTTTACAGACTTACTATTGAAAATCTGGTACACATTCTGAAACCAAATTGCCAGCGACTAGTCCAGTATGACCAAAAGCATCAACTAGTAAAGCTATTAGTTGACTAGTCGATTGGGAAGCAAAATTCAAGAAACACGCCCAGTTGGAACCATGAGAAAACCCTGGTGTTTGAGAAATCTGCCAACTGCCAGAACTGCACACATGCCAGTCTGACGGATGACAGTAGAATGACTCGGACCATATCAGATTACTTTCTCCCATGAAGCGTTACTAATGTCAGGGATATGTTAAAACCTGTCAACCATGCTTGCATAGCAAGGGCGTTCCAGAGTTGTCAGTTTAAACTGACAGTGTCTGCAGCTGAATTCTGTAGCTCATCCACCTTTATTCGTGGCAGGTAGAGGTGGATGGTATAAACTATTTCTATACATACAgtatctcactcactcacacacacacacacacacacacacacacacacacacacacacacacacacacacacacacacacacacacacacacacacacacacacacacacacacacacacacacacacagctgaacAGTCATGCAGGCTCAGGCTTtgtcaccaccagcctgcaccagcataaTCCAGAAAATGTCAGAGTCCATGCTGCTTAAATGAAGTATTGGCTGACAGTGCTGGGCACATTTAAGAGGACttggtttaaaataaaattaaaaaaaaatggaacttcCATCATAGGGAATTTGTtgatttaaaaacagacaaGCAGAAAAAGATAATCTGCAAATTATGTTGGGCAACAGTGGTTGCAACTTTTTCTATAACCTCAGAACAAAACATCCTGCTGTACTTGGTCAATTATTTGCAGTTTGCAGCTTGAATTTATCGATTTCATCATTTTTCAGAGATGGAACTTACTTAAGAACAGGTTTTGTATCATTTCTATTATTGCAGTTTGCGTTTCCACAATAAAGGTTCTTAAAATACCAGTGTACTGTGAAATATGTCCGGGTAATAGTTAAGAGTACAGTAACTGCTATGCAGTTCACAAACCAGTGCATTGCCCCTTCAGAAACACATTGTtgaaattaagaaaaacaaatatacagCAATATATACACCGTTACCAGCAGTGCTGCAAATTATACAGTGATATAAATTTTGGGTTAAACTGCCCAGCCCTAATGGCAGGCATCCAATTTTGTCctcagaaacccccccccccgacaccctCCCCATGATTTCCCAGGGGAGAGCCCACTGCTCACAGATCTTTCTGCAGTTTCTACTGGATTTAAAACGCCAATTTTAAACATTCACTGTCTGATACATCTAGGAGTCCTGTACAGCACGGTGCTCATAAAACTTTCGTGTGGGGCGCTGTGTTAATGCCAGTAGGACAGGGGACCATGCCAGTGGCAGCCAGAAGCCTGGCACGATACACTTACCCATGAATGCTTGTAGTTGATATGTTCTCCTGACACAGAAATGTTGCGATAAAATCCGCTTTTCTCTTCGTCTCTACAAACACCATTGTGCGCTCTGtgcctaatttaaaaaaaacacatttttgccACAACAGAAACCCAAGGCAACCCCACAGCAGTAAGGAATACACCCTCTCTCTTCATAACTAGACCTAACAAAGCAAATAATGGATTTTACCATTTTAGCACCAGAGATATGGTTGCTTGAAGTTATGACTTCAGTCCACGGCTGCGAGACATTTTCAAAGTACTGACAGAATTTTCATCTTATATCCTTATTTTGGGTGTTAAAATTAGGACTGCCAAAGTCTTCTAATGAACACAGTGGAGTGAAAAGCTTGTCATGGCTGCTTTATCTGATCCATAGAACACTGATATAGGtgtaattttcttttcatttttagacTGATGTATGGAAAAATTACATTTCTATACTGAATAGTAGTACATTTGCCAACAGGGAAGGAAACATAATACTTGCACTTCACTTTGACCATAATGTTTCAATAGAAGTGTTTGCGAAACCTGAAATGCTTCCAACTTAGAACTAAACATTTCACTCACTACTGCCCAACACTACCAGCTGCTGTTTTATCAGAGGAGCAAAAGAATTTCTGAGAGCTTGGTCTTTTTAATCCAGGGGGCGTTATTTTTCAGACACACGTAAGGACAGAAGCCTATGGAGAGGAATGAGTACCGGTTGTGTTCAGCAGCTCCACAAGCTGATCCCTCTTAGAGAATTGGGAGACCTGAATTAGGTTCTGCTCCACATCACTGCAGGCACCACCGACTTGCCCAACGGCCAGGAAGAGGTAGTCAACCTTAAGGAAGTCGGCAGCAAGCCTACAGGAGAAGAAACAGTCTTGAGGGCATTCCTTTCCCCTGCCGGgagtaaccccccccacccccgatgcAGGAACTCAAGCACTGCTGAACACGATATTGTACACGCAAGTCTGGGATATCATGTTAAGTTGTATGTTAATtcccttccccctcccccccacggCCACAATTGTACTTCTGGATGTCATCAGGAAAGGTGGCGCTGAACATGAGGGTCTGCCGCTGCTCTTTGGGGGGCATGCCAGGGGAGGACACCAGCCGGCGCATGTCTGGCTCGAATCCCATGTCCAGCATGCGATCGGCCTCATCCAGCACCAAGTAGCGAATCTTGCTCAGTCCCACCTGAGAAGGTCACATCCCCAGAAGCTCAAATCACTATTACTCACAAAGGCAAAATGCATAAAGCCGATCATATTTCCAACAAGCTTGTCTTTAAAACTGGATCTCTGTTTATATGGATCCTTCCGGAGCTGACAACTGCATAAAACTGCATCAAAAACCTATGCTGTACTATTCAGGAACAAAAAGAGGGATTGGATCTACCAAGCTGCTATCCAATTATTTGGTTCATCCATCAGTTTAGTACCTTTCCTTTGCCAATAATGTCCAGCAAGCGGCCAGGAGTGCCACACAGCACATTGCAGCCACGGAGAACCTCGCGTATGGTGTAGCCTGTGCTGATGCCCCCATAGACGACGACAGGCCGCACGCATGTCCTGTGATGAAATCAGCGCAAAACACAGCAACTTCTGCTTAAGAAACAGGCTTGCTTCAGACGTCCTCTCAGGACAGTCGGCACCAAAAAATGCTTAACAGACTGAAATCAGGCTCAACTATATCTAggactttaaaatgaaaagatgaTTTATGTAGCTGTGGAGGGGGCAGTTGAAGAAATACCCATAGGCAAACTTTCTAGCCTCCAAATAGATCTGGTTGATGAGCTCTCTGGTTGGGGCCACGATGATGACCTCAGGCTCCTGGATCTCGCTGAAGCGGCTGGCTGCCACCCCGTCTGTCATCAGCTGCTGGAGTATGGGCAGCAGGAAGGCAGCCTAGTGTGGAGAAGGTGTTTAGAAGGTTCCAGATGCATCGGGACCAGATCAGGACCTGGGGGCCCACTCTTCCCTGTCCAAGCCGTTACGACAGAAATCCATGCAATACTCCGCCTGATATTCCTTACAATGTTACCATTTAATGTTGCTCATTATTTGTTACAATttaagtgtgtatatatatatctaatCTAAATGTCTGTTCAACTACTGCAAACCTGCAATCTCCTTTCAGGATTAACAAAGGATCTATGCACCCAAGCAAGGCTCTTTAAGCTCCTGTCAAAAACAGCTCTCATGTGGGTGAGAGCAAGATACCTTAAGCTTGCACTTCCCGAGTTACGGTATATCACTTTCACAACCAATGATTAAGAGCATCTGCAACATTTCTGAATATATATTTATCATCATCAGGGTAGGGAGCATTCCCTCCCACTTTAGGGAGGCAGCCCGTCAATGTTCATCCAGAACGCCAAGTCACTGGAAAACAATGGAGCGCAGCCATAATGGTCCCAAGTGGGGGCAGTGACCAACCCAAGCCTGGACACACTGAATTCTTCCTCTAACTCACCGTCTTCCCAGAACCGGTTTGCGCACATGCCATTAAGTCACGTCCCGCCTTGGCGATAGGGATGCCGTACTTCTGGACCGGCGTGGGCTTCACGTAGCCCGATTTCATGACGTTCCTGCTCAATGACTCGCAGAGCGCGGCCTCTTCAAATGACTGTCACAGTGATTCAAGCACAAGTTTCAAGCGGAGCAACTGCACTCAAAACAAGCCACAAAATTTACTGGTACAGAAATGAAcgtaataaacagaaaaaagtcATTCCAAAGTAATTCAGTGGTCAAACTGTAAATTATGCAATTCAAGTCATATCAGTGACCAAAT
This is a stretch of genomic DNA from Paramormyrops kingsleyae isolate MSU_618 chromosome 7, PKINGS_0.4, whole genome shotgun sequence. It encodes these proteins:
- the ddx4 gene encoding probable ATP-dependent RNA helicase DDX4 isoform X2 encodes the protein MEDWEEDNQDTSGGNIVNNAPISSWNSGDYQSKSHGSLNDSESSSWNSSGGSFGGSGRGSGRGSRGGGGGYRGSSASDNAKSFGGKGPQVYNEDSCDGDGENNSNEDSSWGGAPGGYGGRARGRGGGGSRGGSRGGFSRGGFSSAPSGTGDFGNEDGFRSDSGGRGGRGRGGFRQGGSFEGGGRGSRGRSGGGGYRGRDEEVFSDAKGPKVIYVPPPPPEEESSIFAHYETGINFDKYDDILVEVSGHNPPPAIVSFEEAALCESLSRNVMKSGYVKPTPVQKYGIPIAKAGRDLMACAQTGSGKTAAFLLPILQQLMTDGVAASRFSEIQEPEVIIVAPTRELINQIYLEARKFAYGTCVRPVVVYGGISTGYTIREVLRGCNVLCGTPGRLLDIIGKGKVGLSKIRYLVLDEADRMLDMGFEPDMRRLVSSPGMPPKEQRQTLMFSATFPDDIQKLAADFLKVDYLFLAVGQVGGACSDVEQNLIQVSQFSKRDQLVELLNTTGTERTMVFVETKRKADFIATFLCQENISTTSIHGDREQREREQALGDFRSGKCPVLVATSVAARGLDIEHVQHVVNFDLPTNIDEYVHRIGRTGRCGNTGRAVSFFDPECDTPLARSLVKVLSGAQQEVPSWLEDVAFSAHGTTGFNPRGKVFASVDTRKGGSFQKEEKLQSITQSPAATANDDDEEWE
- the ddx4 gene encoding probable ATP-dependent RNA helicase DDX4 isoform X1, which translates into the protein MEDWEEDNQDTSGGNIVNNAPISSWNSGDYQSKSHGSLNDSESSSWNSSGGSFGGSGRGSGRGSRGGGGGYRGSSASDNAKSFGGKGPQVYNEDSCDGDGENNSNEDSSWGGAPGGYGGRARGRGGGSRGGSRGGFSRGGFSSAPSGTGDFGNEDGFRSDSGGRGGRGRGGFRQGGSFEGGGRGSRGRSGGGGYRGRDEEVFSDAKDSSESKGPQDGENAGPKVIYVPPPPPEEESSIFAHYETGINFDKYDDILVEVSGHNPPPAIVSFEEAALCESLSRNVMKSGYVKPTPVQKYGIPIAKAGRDLMACAQTGSGKTAAFLLPILQQLMTDGVAASRFSEIQEPEVIIVAPTRELINQIYLEARKFAYGTCVRPVVVYGGISTGYTIREVLRGCNVLCGTPGRLLDIIGKGKVGLSKIRYLVLDEADRMLDMGFEPDMRRLVSSPGMPPKEQRQTLMFSATFPDDIQKLAADFLKVDYLFLAVGQVGGACSDVEQNLIQVSQFSKRDQLVELLNTTGTERTMVFVETKRKADFIATFLCQENISTTSIHGDREQREREQALGDFRSGKCPVLVATSVAARGLDIEHVQHVVNFDLPTNIDEYVHRIGRTGRCGNTGRAVSFFDPECDTPLARSLVKVLSGAQQEVPSWLEDVAFSAHGTTGFNPRGKVFASVDTRKGGSFQKEEKLQSITQSPAATANDDDEEWE
- the ddx4 gene encoding probable ATP-dependent RNA helicase DDX4 isoform X3 — protein: MEDWEEDNQDTSGGNIVNNAPISSWNSGDYQSKSHGSLNDSESSSWNSSGGSFGGSGRGSGRGSRGGGGGYRGSSASDNAKSFGGKGPQVYNEDSCDGDGENNSNEDSSWGGAPGGYGGRARGRGGGGSRGGSRGGFSRGGFSSAPSGTGDFGNEDGFRSDSGGRGGRGRGGFRQGGSFEGGGRGSRGRSGGGGYRGRDEEVFSDAKDSSESKGPQDGENAGPKVIYVPPPPPEEESSIFAHYETGINFDKYDDILVEVSGHNPPPAIVSFEEAALCESLSRNVMKSGYVKPTPVQKYGIPIAKAGRDLMACAQTGSGKTAAFLLPILQQLMTDGVAASRFSEIQEPEVIIVAPTRELINQIYLEARKFAYGTCVRPVVVYGGISTGYTIREVLRGCNVLCGTPGRLLDIIGKGKVGLSKIRYLVLDEADRMLDMGFEPDMRRLVSSPGMPPKEQRQTLMFSATFPDDIQKLAADFLKVDYLFLAVGQVGGACSDVEQNLIQVSQFSKRDQLVELLNTTGTERTMVFVETKRKADFIATFLCQENISTTSIHGDREQREREQALGDFRSGKCPVLVATSVAARGLDIEHVQHVVNFDLPTNIDEYVHRIGRTGRCGNTGRAVSFFDPECDTPLARSLVKVLSGAQQEVPSWLEDVAFSAHGTTGFNPRGKVFASVDTRKGGSFQKEEKLQSITQSPAATANDDDEEWE